A stretch of DNA from Candidatus Gastranaerophilales bacterium:
AAGGACGTAGGTTTTTCACAAGCTGTTTCATCCCTTGTGATTCAAGCTGAAATACTCCGTCGGTTTCGCCGCTTGACAGCAGGTCATAAGTAGCTTGATCATCAAGCGGAATTTTATTAATATCAATATTTTCGCCAGTCCTGCTTTTAATCATTTTTAACGTTTGGTCAATAATGGTAAGGTTTCTCAATCCCAAAAAGTCCATTTTTAACAGCCCTATAGAGTCAACATCGCTCATAGAGTATGTTGTTACCACTATATTTTCTTTAGTTCGCTGCAAAGGAACAATTTCATTAAGATTGTCTTTAGAAATAATTACACCTGCCGCGTGAGTGCCGTAGTTATTTTTGATACCTTCAATGGAGATTGCAAGGTCAACAAGCTCTTTTACCTGCGGTTTTTCGTCGTACTCTTTTTTAAGCGGCATTCCGTCTTTTAACGAATCAACGAGCTTCATTTTGGGACCTGAAATTACCATTTTTGCAAGTTCGTTTGAAGTTGAGTAATCAATGTCCAAAACTCTCGCAACGCCCTTAAGCGCAGCTCTGGCTGCTAATGTTCCGAACGTAATAATCTGACAAACCCGCTCTTCGCCGTACTTACGTGTAACATAATCAATCGCATCGGCACGTTTTTCGATACAAAAATCGATATCTACGTCGGGCATGCTTACACGTTCGGGGTTTAAAAATCTCTCAAATAACAGATTATGTTCAATCGGGTCTAAATCCGTAATCTCAAGAGCATAAGCAATCAAACTGCCTGCCGCAGACCCCCTGCCCGGTCCTACGGGAATATTATGTCTTTTTGAATAATTGATAAAATCCCATACAATTAGAAAATATGCCGCAAAACCCATTTTTTCAATTGTTTCCAGCTCAAATTTATATCTTTTGTCAAGCTCGGTGGTAATTTCACCGTAACGTTTTTTTAATCCGTCACGAACCAGCTTATGAAGATATGATTCGACCGTAAACCCTGCAGGAACTTCATAATCAGGAATAAGCGTTTTACCGAGTTCCATTATAAGATTGCATTTATCGGCAATTTTTACGGTATTTTCTATGCAGGTGTTAAAGGTGGCATCATCAAGCCAACTGAAAGCTAATCTCAATTCATCGGCGGTTTTGATATAAAATTCGTTATTCGGGAAACGCATTCTATTAGGGTCTTCGTAGGTTTTGCCTGTTTGCAGACAAAGCAAAACATCATGCGCCTTTGCATCTTCGGGTCTGTTATAATGGCTGTCATTTGTTATTACAAGCTCAATATCAAGCTCTTTTGCTATCTTAATCAACTGCGGGTTTGCACGTTTTTGCTCGGGCAAATTATGGTCTTGCAATTCTATATAGTAGTCTTCGCCAAAAAGGTCTTTGTACCATTTCGCCTGCTCTTTTGCTTTTGCATAATTATCCTGCAAAATGTATTTGTTTAACTCTCCGCCAAGACATGCGCTTAAACAAATCAAGCCTTCGTTGTGTTGTTTTAAAAGCTCGTGATTAATTCTGGGTTTATAATAAAAGCCGTCTAAGTTTGCTATACTGACAAGTTTAACAAGATTTTTATACCCTGTTTTATTTTTGGCAATTAAAATCAGGTGGTACATAGGGTTGTTTTTGGGGTCTTTTTCGGACAATTCCCCGGTATGCATATAAATTTCGCAGCCCACAAGCGGCTTTATATGGTTTTCTTTTGCAAATTTATAAAATTCAATAGCGCCGTACATCACGCCATGGTCTGTCAAAGCACAGGCAGGCATATTATTTGCCTGACAAAAACTTATCAGTTCTTTAATCCGGGTTGCCCCGTCTAAAAGACTGTATTCCGTGTGCAAATGTAATGGAACATACTGCATATTCCGAACCTGTACTCCCTAACCATACCTTTATACTATTGTACAATCCACAGAGCTGCGGTGCAAACAAATTATTTTTTGGAGTAAAAAAACTTTAACATAATAACAGCAAGTATTTGAAGGAACACCACACCGTTAAATATAACCATGGAATTTGATTTGAAAATCAAGCCATGTACACCCCACAAAAACGTCGCACTTGCATAAAGCCCAAGCATCCAATAGGAAAAATCTTTTGCGGATTTTGTTTTTAGTACCCTGTAAATTTGCGGCAGATATGCTATAGACATTAAAATGCCCGCTATATAACCGTAAAATTCTTTTGGCATAAGCTTACACCTTAGAAGAACAAGCTGCTATAGCTTCTTTTACCGTATTTACAACCATTTGCTGCTGCTCAAACGTAAGCTCTGCAAACATAGGCAGCGACATAACTTTTTTGGTCTTTTCTTCTGTCACAGGTAAATCGCCTTCTTTACCGCCCAGATAGGCATGTACTTTTTGCAGGTGAAGAGGAACAGGATAATAAATCATCGCTCCGACACCATGGTCTTGTAAATATTTATGGACAGCATCTCTGTTTTCTACCTGTATTGTATATTGATGATAAACACAGTATGTATCGTCTAATTCTTTTGGAGTTACTACTCCTTCTGCGTCTTTTAAAAGTTCATTGTAGCGATAAGCATTTTCCCTGCGTTTTTTATTCCATTCTTCAATGTAAGGTAATTTTACTCGCAAAATTCCTGCCTGAACTTCATCTAAACGGCTGTTAACGCCGATTTCATCGTGATAATATCTGACAGCTCCGCCATGGTTTCTCAAAGCAATCATTCTGTCCGCCAAAAAATCGCTGTTTGTTGTTGCCATACCGCCATCTCCGCAAGCTCCGAGGTTTTTGGTCGGGAAGAAACTGAAACAGTTAATATCACCGAAAGAACCGACTTTTTGACCTTTATACTCGGCTCCTATTGCCTGGCAGCAATCTTCTATTACATAAAGGTTATAACGTTTTGCTACGTCCATGATTACATCCATATCACAAGGCTGACCGTAAAGGTGGACAGGAATAACGGCTTTGGTTTTGGAGGTGATTTTGCTTTCCAACAAAGCAGCGTCAAGGTTAAATGTATCACCGTCAATATCAATAAAAACAGGTGTTGCGCCTACTATACCTATGGCTTCTGTTGTTGCTACAAAAGTAAACGCTACTGTGATAACTTCATCTCCCGGTCCTACATCAAGCGCACGAAGCGCCAAATGCAGCGCATCCGTTCCCGAATTTAACGCAACCGCTCTTTTTACCCCGCAAAAATCCGCTATTTCCTGTTCTAATCCCTTGTTGTGCTTGCCTAAGATATATTGCCCCGATTTTAAAACTTCTAAAACTGTTTTTTCAACATCTGCCTGTATTTGAGCATATTGTTTTGTTAAATCCAAGATAGGTATCATTTCTTTCTCTCCATTTTTTGTCTCATGAAATGATTTTAGCACATTAATTTTAGCGGGGTGAAACTCTTTATATATTCTTAAGACACCGTTTGGAAAAGTTTTGCAAGCACGGACGGAAGTTTGGGAGTTATTAAGGGTATCCTGTTTTACCAATAAAAAAGAAGCCGCTAAATTACTTTTTAGTCAGCTTCTTTTTGATAGTTGATTTTATAAGAACTTAATCTTTATACTTTTTAAAGATTAACGATGCATTATGTCCGCCAAAACCAAATGAATTAGACATTGTTACGTTCAAGTCATCTGTTTTTTGTGCAACATTAGGCACTAAATTAATACCGGCAGGAATAGCTTCATCACGATTTTCCAAATTAATGGTAGGAGGGACTAAATTTTCCTGCATGGCTTTTATACACACAATAGCTTCGGCTCCGCCCGACGCACCCAAAAGATGTCCATGAATGCTTTTTGTAGAGCTGACAAACAAACTGCCGTTTGTTACATAATCACCAAAAACCTTGCATAAAGCTTTAATTTCGGCAACATCGCCAACAGAAGTACTTGTTCCGTGGGTGTTAACATAATTAACATCCTCAGGTTTTATCCCTGCTGTTCTTATAGCGTTTTTCATAGCCAAAGCCGCCCCGTCGCCTTCAGGATGCGGGGCAACAATATCGTAAGCATCGGCAGAAGCGCCGTAACCTATGATTTCGCAGTAGATTTTTGCACCTCTTTTTTTAGCATGTTCAAGCTCTTCCAGCATTAATAAACAAGCGCCTTCCGACATAACAAACCCGTCCCTGTCTTTGTCGTAAGGACGACTGGCTTTTTCAGGTTCATCGTTTCTGGTAGAAAGTGTTCTTGCACTTGTAAACCCGCCCATTCCGAGATTTGTAATAGCAGCTTCTGTTCCGCCTGCAATCATAATATCGGCATCATCATATTGAATAGCTCTGAAAGCATCTCCTATGGAATTTGCCGCTGTTGCACAAGCAGTAACAACAGCTTTATTAGGACCTTTGGCATTGTGGGCAATGGATATTCTACCGGCCGCTATATCGACAATCATCATTGGAACAGTAAAAGGACTGCATTTTGCAGGACCTCTGTTTATAATCAAATGGTGATTTTTTTCAATAGTTTCCATACCTCCGGCAGCGCTGCCCACGAACACGCCAAATCGTTCAGGATTGACATTATCGGCTGTTATGCCTGCGTCGTTGCATACTTCATCAGCAGCAACCATAGCAAGCTGCGTAAATCTGTCCATCCTTTTTGCTTCTTTGGGGTCCATATATTGAGCCGCATTAAAGTCGGTAAATTCTCCGGCTATTTTAACAGGGTGGTTAGTTGCGTCAATTATACTAATGTTTTTAATGCCGCTTTTGCCTTGTTTTACATTATCCCAAAACAAGTCCGCACCAACACCGTAAGGAGTAACAGCACCAACGCCTGTTATAACAACTCTTCTTGGTTTGCAAGTCATTATTAAGTTCCTATTTTAATCTTTTTACGAGTGGCTTTCGATGTAGTCTACAGCGTCTTTAACTGTTTGAATTTTTTCTGCATCTTCATCAGGAATTTCGCATCCGAATTCTTCTTCAAATGCCATTACAAGTTCAACGGTATCCAAAGAATCCGCTCCTAAATCAGCTGTAAAACTTGCTGATTCAACTACTTGTGATTCATCAACGCTTAGTTGTTCCACTACAACTTTTTTTACTCTTTCTAAAGTGTTACTCATTTTAATTTCCTCTTAATTTTATACTAATAACATATAATCATATTTTTTTATTTAATTACAAAAATGCAAATTATGCAAATTTGTAAATATACCTGCAAAAACGGCATAAACAGAGCGCTAAATCACCAAACCGCCGTCTACGCCTAATATCTGACCTGTAATATAAGGTGCATCCGCAACAAAAAATTTAACGGCTTTTGCTATATCGGAAGGCAAACCAAGTTTTTTAAGGGGAATAGCTTCAGCTATTT
This window harbors:
- a CDS encoding DNA polymerase III subunit alpha — translated: MQYVPLHLHTEYSLLDGATRIKELISFCQANNMPACALTDHGVMYGAIEFYKFAKENHIKPLVGCEIYMHTGELSEKDPKNNPMYHLILIAKNKTGYKNLVKLVSIANLDGFYYKPRINHELLKQHNEGLICLSACLGGELNKYILQDNYAKAKEQAKWYKDLFGEDYYIELQDHNLPEQKRANPQLIKIAKELDIELVITNDSHYNRPEDAKAHDVLLCLQTGKTYEDPNRMRFPNNEFYIKTADELRLAFSWLDDATFNTCIENTVKIADKCNLIMELGKTLIPDYEVPAGFTVESYLHKLVRDGLKKRYGEITTELDKRYKFELETIEKMGFAAYFLIVWDFINYSKRHNIPVGPGRGSAAGSLIAYALEITDLDPIEHNLLFERFLNPERVSMPDVDIDFCIEKRADAIDYVTRKYGEERVCQIITFGTLAARAALKGVARVLDIDYSTSNELAKMVISGPKMKLVDSLKDGMPLKKEYDEKPQVKELVDLAISIEGIKNNYGTHAAGVIISKDNLNEIVPLQRTKENIVVTTYSMSDVDSIGLLKMDFLGLRNLTIIDQTLKMIKSRTGENIDINKIPLDDQATYDLLSSGETDGVFQLESQGMKQLVKNLRPSAFEDIGALVALYRPGPLESGMIDSFVNRKHGREKVTYAHPLLEPILKDTYGTMVYQEQIMQIVQSLAGYSLGQADLLRRAMGKKKKSEMDKQRAIFIDGAVQNKVDRAVAEDLFNSMEKFAEYCFNRAHSAAYAFLAYQTAYLKAHYSIEYFSALLSSVSDNQEKTQAYIAECQKLGIKVLPPDVNSSNASFSPDKDNIRFGLASIKNVGMAFIEEIEKERKEKPFKSFYDFCSRVSGLNKRTLESLIKAGAFGELEKSRKQLVNNIDNVISSAQREIQRKESGQMGLFAAFGEDEEAGNYTLQGSDEEFTDTEIQMFEKELLGFYVTSHPLSSIQRHLPFLTTHKISQLSDLPDAVPVTVCGLLSSVRMLTTKKGKLFKAGVIEDLTGSVEFVMFSKQMELYGDYLEKEAKVIIAGKLQQRGDDEEGKTTSIVVDSVKMVENTNIIDLEFLHTMKFEDIAALKDDLIKYKGSDPLIITVKEDSPVKILANNGFWLNTSNDLINTINKKYDGMVKLSARSLD
- a CDS encoding PQ-loop domain-containing transporter codes for the protein MPKEFYGYIAGILMSIAYLPQIYRVLKTKSAKDFSYWMLGLYASATFLWGVHGLIFKSNSMVIFNGVVFLQILAVIMLKFFYSKK
- a CDS encoding DegT/DnrJ/EryC1/StrS family aminotransferase yields the protein MIPILDLTKQYAQIQADVEKTVLEVLKSGQYILGKHNKGLEQEIADFCGVKRAVALNSGTDALHLALRALDVGPGDEVITVAFTFVATTEAIGIVGATPVFIDIDGDTFNLDAALLESKITSKTKAVIPVHLYGQPCDMDVIMDVAKRYNLYVIEDCCQAIGAEYKGQKVGSFGDINCFSFFPTKNLGACGDGGMATTNSDFLADRMIALRNHGGAVRYYHDEIGVNSRLDEVQAGILRVKLPYIEEWNKKRRENAYRYNELLKDAEGVVTPKELDDTYCVYHQYTIQVENRDAVHKYLQDHGVGAMIYYPVPLHLQKVHAYLGGKEGDLPVTEEKTKKVMSLPMFAELTFEQQQMVVNTVKEAIAACSSKV
- the fabF gene encoding beta-ketoacyl-ACP synthase II — its product is MTCKPRRVVITGVGAVTPYGVGADLFWDNVKQGKSGIKNISIIDATNHPVKIAGEFTDFNAAQYMDPKEAKRMDRFTQLAMVAADEVCNDAGITADNVNPERFGVFVGSAAGGMETIEKNHHLIINRGPAKCSPFTVPMMIVDIAAGRISIAHNAKGPNKAVVTACATAANSIGDAFRAIQYDDADIMIAGGTEAAITNLGMGGFTSARTLSTRNDEPEKASRPYDKDRDGFVMSEGACLLMLEELEHAKKRGAKIYCEIIGYGASADAYDIVAPHPEGDGAALAMKNAIRTAGIKPEDVNYVNTHGTSTSVGDVAEIKALCKVFGDYVTNGSLFVSSTKSIHGHLLGASGGAEAIVCIKAMQENLVPPTINLENRDEAIPAGINLVPNVAQKTDDLNVTMSNSFGFGGHNASLIFKKYKD
- a CDS encoding acyl carrier protein → MSNTLERVKKVVVEQLSVDESQVVESASFTADLGADSLDTVELVMAFEEEFGCEIPDEDAEKIQTVKDAVDYIESHS